A DNA window from Corvus hawaiiensis isolate bCorHaw1 chromosome 11, bCorHaw1.pri.cur, whole genome shotgun sequence contains the following coding sequences:
- the LOC125331553 gene encoding histone H2A type 2-B, giving the protein MSGRGKSGGKARAKAKSRSSRAGLQFPVGRVHRLLRKGNYAERVGAGAPVYLAAVLEYLSAEILELAGNAARDNKKTRIIPRHLQLAIRNDEELNKLLGGVTIAQGGVLPNIQAVLLPKKTQSSKK; this is encoded by the coding sequence ATGTCGGGCCGGGGGAAGTCCGGCGGAAAGGCGCGGGCCAAGGCCAAGTCGCGCTCGTCGCGGGCCGGGCTGCAGTTCCCCGTGGGGCGGGTGCATCGGCTGCTGCGGAAGGGTAACTACGCGGAGCGGGTGGGCGCCGGGGCGCCGGTGTACCTGGCGGCCGTGCTGGAGTACCTGTCGGCTGAGATCCTGGAGCTGGCGGGCAACGCGGCTCGCGACAACAAGAAGACGCGCATCATCCCGCGGCACCTGCAGCTCGCCATCCGCAACGACGAGGAGCTCAACAAGCTGCTGGGCGGCGTGACCATCGCCCAGGGCGGCGTCCTGCCCAACATCCAGGCCGTGCTGCTGCCCAAGAAGACGCAGAGCTCCAAGAAGTGA
- the HMCES gene encoding abasic site processing protein HMCES, which produces MCGRTACSLGADNLRRACAYRDRRGRHRQPEWVRGERYQPSYNKGPQSSGPVLLSRRHLHQDADSSERVLMDMRWGLVPSWFKQDNPSKLQFNTSNCRSDTMLSKSSYKGALLKGKRCVVLADGFYEWQQQSGGKQPYFIYFPQTKDAMDKETEGDEEWKGWRLLTMAGIFDCWEPPSGGEMLYTYTIITVDASKDVSFIHHRMPAILDGDEAIRKWLDFAEVPTQEAVKLIQPTENIVFHPVSTFVNNIRNNAPECVAPIELGAKKEVKATPSNKVMLGWLKSSQEGSPQKKENDLPKWTSQFIHSPSPKKTSADVLQQWLGKQGQPAAKKRKA; this is translated from the exons ATGTGCGGGCGCACCGCCTGCTCCCTGGGCGCCGACAACCTCCGCCGGGCCTGCGCCTACCGCGACCGCCGGGGCCGGCACCGACAGCCCGAGTGGGTGCGGGGGGAGCGGTACCAGCCCTCCTACAACAAGGGCCCGCAGTCCAGCGGCCCCGTGCTGCTCTCCCGCCGCCACCTCCACCAG GATGCCGACTCCTCTGAGCGGGTTCTCATGGACATGCGCTGGGGCCTGGTGCCGTCCTGGTTTAAACAGGACAACCCCTCCAAACTGCAGTTCAACACCTCCAACTGCCGCAGCGATACCATGCTGAGCAAGTCCTCCTACAAG GGTGCTCTCCTCAAGGGCAAGCGCTGCGTGGTCCTGGCAGATGGCTTCTAcgagtggcagcagcagagtgggGGGAAGCAACCCTATTTCATTTACTTCCCCCAGACCAAGGACGCCATG GACAAGGAGACAGAGGGAGATGAGGAATGGAAAGGATGGAGGTTGCTCACTATGGCTGGGATTTTTGACTGCTGGGAGCCACCATCAGGAGGAGAAATGCTGTACACTTACACCATCATCACCGTGGATGCCTCCAAGGATGTGAGCTTCATCCATCACAG GATGCCAGCCATCCTGGATGGGGATGAAGCCATCAGGAAATGGCTGGACTTTGCTGAAGTGCCAACCCAAGAAGCTGTTAAACTCATCCAGCCCACGGAGAACATTGTTTTCCACCCAGTGTCCACCTTTGTCAACAACATCCGCAACAACGCACCCGAGTGTGTTGCACCCATCGAGCTGGGAGCCAAGAAG GAGGTTAAAGCCACCCCAAGCAACAAAGTGATGCTGGGCTGGTTAAAAAGCTCCCAAGAGGGCTCTCCCCAGAAGAAAGAAAACGATTTGCCCAAGTGGACAAGTCAGTTCATCCACAGCCCTTCGCCCAAGAAAACCAGCGCAGATGtcctgcagcagtggctggggaagcagggacagccagctgcGAAGAAGCGCAAGGCTTAG
- the LOC125331552 gene encoding histone H1.10, with the protein MSVELEEADLPLTEAEEAPLSPEKKAAAKKAKGGGGASLSPSKKRKNNKKKNQPGKYSQLVVETIRKLGERNGSSLAKIYNEAKKVAWFDQQNGRTYLKYSIKALVQNDTLLQVKGTGANGSFKLNRKKLEGGGEGGTGSSAHKSHKKATASSTRRAEKPAAKSKKPEKKSHKKGASGAPAKKDKGKAKKATKKGAASPGGKKVKKSAKPKALKSRKA; encoded by the coding sequence ATGTCGGTTGAGCTAGAAGAAGCCGATCTGCCCCTGACCGAGGCAGAGGAGGCGCCGCTCTCGCCGGAGAAGAAAGCAGCTGCTAAGAAGGCGAAAGGAGGCGGCGGCGCCTCGCTGTCGCCATcgaagaaaaggaagaacaaCAAGAAGAAGAACCAGCCGGGCAAATACAGTCAGTTAGTGGTGGAGACGATCCGCAAGCTGGGCGAGCGCAATGGCTCGTCGCTGGCCAAGATATACAACGAGGCTAAGAAGGTGGCCTGGTTCGACCAGCAGAACGGCAGGACTTACCTGAAGTACTCCATCAAGGCACTGGTACAGAACGACACGCTGCTCCAGGTCAAGGGCACCGGCGCCAACGGCTCCTTCAAGCTCAACAGGAAGAAGCTGGAAGGCGGCGGCGAGGGGGGCACGGGCAGCAGCGCCCACAAGTCCCACAAGAAGGCGACGGCCTCCTCGACCCGGCGGGCGGAGAAGCCGGCGGCCAAGAGCAAGAAACCCGAGAAGAAATCGCACAAGAAGGGAGCCAGCGGTGCGCCGGCGAAGAAGGACAAGGGCAAAGCCAAGAAGGCCACCAAGAAGGGAGCCGCGTCCCCCGGGGGCAAGAAAGTGAAGAAGTCGGCAAAGCCCAAGGCGCTCAAGAGCCGGAAGGCATGA